One part of the Streptomyces sp. AM 2-1-1 genome encodes these proteins:
- a CDS encoding LysR family transcriptional regulator — protein MTVPDLDPRLLRAFLAVAEDLHFTRAAARLFVAQQALSRDIRRLERLLGAALFVRTTRQVVLTPDGERLEPHARRVLDAHAALGAAFADAAARPLLVDLNTDGMTAARVLARARELAPECELMARFESGLTWAAGEILAGRLDVSFGRAAGLDPAVRAGLRVHPVRYEPMAVLLPSAHPLAAQEIVALADLAGETVYAGAGNARTLEWTGLAALLFDEWGIELAPPTPLAVGVAEFRRIMAKTGHPVLGVVGFPPLPGTVLRPLVRPVPLSPLLLVHRKGMRHPGLDALCTAVVQLQSSEGWMVRPPGSWLPEADAVAMASHG, from the coding sequence GTGACCGTCCCCGACCTCGATCCCCGGCTGCTGCGCGCCTTCCTCGCCGTCGCCGAGGACCTGCACTTCACCCGCGCCGCCGCCCGCCTCTTCGTGGCCCAGCAGGCGCTGAGCCGGGACATCCGCAGGCTGGAGCGGCTGCTCGGCGCCGCACTGTTCGTGCGTACCACCCGGCAGGTGGTGCTCACCCCGGACGGCGAACGGCTGGAGCCGCACGCCCGCCGGGTGCTCGACGCGCACGCGGCGCTCGGCGCGGCTTTCGCCGACGCGGCGGCTCGGCCCCTCCTCGTCGACCTGAACACGGACGGGATGACCGCCGCCCGAGTCCTGGCGAGGGCGCGCGAGCTCGCCCCGGAGTGCGAGCTGATGGCGCGCTTCGAGTCCGGTCTGACCTGGGCCGCCGGGGAGATCCTCGCGGGACGGCTGGACGTCTCCTTCGGCCGTGCCGCCGGCCTCGACCCGGCGGTCCGCGCGGGGCTGCGGGTACACCCCGTGCGCTACGAGCCGATGGCGGTCCTGCTCCCGTCCGCTCATCCTCTCGCGGCACAAGAGATCGTCGCCCTCGCCGACCTGGCCGGGGAAACCGTCTACGCGGGGGCGGGCAATGCGCGCACCCTGGAGTGGACCGGCCTCGCCGCACTCCTTTTCGACGAGTGGGGCATCGAACTGGCACCGCCCACTCCGCTTGCCGTAGGAGTGGCCGAATTTCGACGGATCATGGCGAAGACCGGACACCCCGTGCTAGGTGTTGTCGGATTTCCTCCGCTTCCCGGCACCGTGCTCCGCCCTCTCGTGCGCCCCGTCCCGCTCTCCCCGCTCCTGCTCGTCCACCGGAAGGGGATGCGGCATCCGGGTCTCGACGCTCTCTGTACGGCTGTTGTTCAACTGCAGTCGTCAGAAGGGTGGATGGTACGGCCACCTGGTTCCTGGCTGCCCGAAGCGGATGCCGTGGCGATGGCGTCCCACGGGTGA
- a CDS encoding glycosyltransferase, with the protein MRYLLPFLLLVALLAMLVLRGYVNSEIAADHRVREPVGTSHVPDRILEGGPVIDARSKTEPATSLRVPDHHIVLTFDDGPDPEWTPRVLDKLKEYDAHGVFFVTGTMASRYPALVRRMVDEGHEVGLHTFNHPDLSYQTSSRIDWELSENQLALAGAAGVHTSLFRPPYSSFADAMDDKSWPVTQYIGGRGYLTVVNDTDSEDWKRPGVRTIIENATPKGGKGAIILMHDSGGDRSQTVKALDTFLPSLQKQGYEFTNLTTALGSPSALTPVTGSALWKGKTFVTAVGFSEDVTGVMVAGLSVVGVLVIGRFGLMLLLSFVHARRVRRRNFRWGDAPVTGRVSVLVPAYNERKCIEATVRSLMASDHPIEIIVIDDGSTDGTAVIVEDMRLPNVRVVRQQNAGKPAALNNGIAHARYDIVVMMDGDTVFEPSTVRELVQPFANPKVGAVAGNAKVGNRDSLIGAWQHIEYVMGFNLDRRMYDVLRCMPTIPGAVGAFRRTALDRVGGMSEDTLAEDTDITMALHRDGWDVVYAENARAWTEAPESVQQLWSQRYRWSYGTMQAIWKHRGAVFDRGHSGRFGRVGLPFVSLFMVVAPLLAPLIDVFLVYGLIFGPTGKTVAAWFGVLLVQAVCAAYAFRLDKERMSYLISLPLQQILYRQLMYVVLLQSWITALTGGRLRWQKLRRTGVLDAPGAMPGARVGTDRRPVG; encoded by the coding sequence CTGCGCTACCTGCTGCCGTTCCTGCTCCTCGTGGCCCTGCTCGCGATGCTCGTCCTGCGCGGCTACGTGAACAGTGAGATCGCCGCCGACCACCGCGTCCGTGAACCCGTCGGAACCAGCCACGTCCCCGACCGGATCCTCGAGGGCGGACCCGTCATCGACGCCCGGTCGAAGACCGAACCGGCCACCTCGCTGCGCGTCCCCGACCACCACATCGTGCTCACCTTCGACGACGGCCCGGACCCCGAGTGGACGCCCCGGGTGCTGGACAAGCTGAAGGAGTACGACGCGCATGGCGTCTTCTTCGTGACCGGCACCATGGCCTCCCGCTACCCGGCCCTGGTCCGGCGCATGGTGGACGAGGGACACGAGGTGGGACTGCACACCTTCAACCACCCCGACCTCTCCTACCAGACCAGCAGCCGGATCGACTGGGAGCTCTCCGAGAACCAGCTCGCCCTCGCGGGCGCCGCCGGAGTGCACACTTCCCTCTTCCGTCCCCCGTACTCCTCGTTCGCCGACGCCATGGACGACAAGTCCTGGCCCGTCACCCAGTACATCGGCGGCCGCGGCTACCTCACCGTCGTCAACGACACCGACAGCGAGGACTGGAAGCGCCCCGGCGTCCGGACGATCATCGAGAACGCCACGCCGAAGGGCGGCAAGGGCGCGATCATCCTGATGCACGACTCGGGCGGCGACCGGTCCCAGACGGTGAAGGCGCTCGACACCTTCCTGCCCTCCCTGCAGAAGCAGGGGTACGAGTTCACCAACCTCACCACCGCCCTCGGCTCCCCGAGCGCGCTCACCCCCGTCACCGGGTCCGCGCTCTGGAAGGGCAAGACCTTCGTCACCGCGGTGGGTTTCTCCGAGGACGTCACCGGCGTCATGGTGGCCGGCCTCTCGGTGGTCGGTGTCCTCGTCATCGGCCGCTTCGGCCTGATGCTGCTGCTCTCCTTCGTGCACGCCCGCCGGGTGCGCCGCCGGAACTTCCGGTGGGGCGACGCCCCCGTCACCGGCCGGGTGTCGGTGCTCGTGCCCGCCTACAACGAGCGCAAGTGCATCGAGGCGACCGTCCGTTCCCTCATGGCCAGCGACCATCCGATCGAGATCATCGTCATCGACGACGGCTCGACGGACGGCACCGCCGTCATCGTCGAGGACATGCGGCTCCCGAACGTCCGCGTGGTGCGCCAGCAGAACGCGGGCAAACCCGCCGCGCTCAACAACGGCATCGCGCACGCCCGCTACGACATCGTCGTGATGATGGACGGCGACACCGTCTTCGAGCCGTCCACCGTCCGCGAGCTCGTCCAGCCCTTCGCGAACCCCAAGGTCGGCGCCGTCGCGGGCAACGCCAAGGTCGGCAACCGCGACTCGCTGATCGGCGCCTGGCAGCACATCGAGTACGTGATGGGCTTCAACCTGGACCGCCGGATGTACGACGTCCTGCGCTGCATGCCCACCATCCCCGGTGCGGTCGGCGCCTTCCGCCGCACCGCGCTGGACCGGGTCGGCGGCATGAGCGAGGACACCCTCGCCGAGGACACCGACATCACGATGGCCCTGCACCGCGACGGCTGGGACGTCGTCTACGCGGAGAACGCCCGCGCCTGGACCGAGGCGCCGGAGTCCGTGCAGCAGCTCTGGTCCCAGCGCTACCGCTGGTCCTACGGCACCATGCAGGCCATCTGGAAGCACCGCGGCGCCGTCTTCGACCGCGGCCACTCCGGACGGTTCGGCCGCGTCGGCCTGCCGTTCGTCTCGCTCTTCATGGTCGTCGCCCCGCTGCTCGCCCCGCTCATCGACGTCTTCCTGGTGTACGGGCTGATCTTCGGCCCCACCGGCAAGACCGTCGCCGCATGGTTCGGCGTGCTGCTGGTCCAGGCCGTCTGCGCCGCCTACGCGTTCCGGCTCGACAAGGAACGCATGAGCTACCTGATCTCCCTGCCGCTCCAGCAGATCCTCTACCGGCAGCTCATGTACGTCGTGCTGCTCCAGTCCTGGATCACCGCCCTCACCGGCGGCCGGCTGCGCTGGCAGAAACTGCGCCGCACCGGCGTCCTGGACGCTCCCGGCGCGATGCCGGGAGCACGCGTCGGCACCGACCGGAGGCCCGTCGGATGA
- a CDS encoding acyltransferase, which translates to MSWNPPTPPSGEDTARLRVPAPPAHRRAPRTHQAPAPAVPYATAPGSYLGDFGDGAGAPHPGRHAGGPAVPEAPDAADTAPAAAKRPVRDRYLDVLRSIALVRVVVYHLFGWAWLTVLFPSMGVMFTLAGSLMARSLARPAWSVIRSRVRRLLPPMWLFSVVAVPAMFWLGWKPVKEEGLWWFVRLASYILPVGTPPYPEESGSEGGWLEISWADQAAGPLWYIRAYLWFVIASPLLLRAFRKMPWATMLAPIGLTAIFGTGLITIPGATGEGVVDFTVFGSCWILGFAHHDGVLKRVPRYLAVSSAAIIMGFGLWWASGHLTEEGWNLDEIPLAQATWSFGFCLILLQYAPSWEKLPGRLAPYDSLVTLANNRAVTIYIWHNLLLMATVPLIDQMWRIGWADEHLGPYSDGLYTGLSLILIWPLIGLAILAFGWVEDVAAKRRPRLWPSGKPARPTPVPAAAGGHHRH; encoded by the coding sequence ATGAGCTGGAACCCGCCCACCCCGCCGAGCGGCGAGGACACCGCGCGGCTGCGGGTCCCCGCCCCCCCGGCGCACCGCCGCGCCCCCCGGACCCACCAGGCGCCCGCACCCGCCGTGCCGTACGCCACCGCGCCCGGCAGCTACCTCGGCGACTTCGGCGACGGGGCCGGGGCGCCGCACCCGGGCCGGCACGCCGGCGGTCCCGCCGTACCGGAGGCGCCGGACGCCGCGGACACCGCACCGGCCGCCGCCAAGCGGCCCGTGCGCGACCGCTACCTCGACGTGCTGCGCTCCATAGCCCTGGTCCGCGTGGTGGTCTACCACCTCTTCGGCTGGGCCTGGCTGACCGTCCTCTTCCCGTCGATGGGCGTGATGTTCACGCTGGCCGGGTCGCTGATGGCCCGCTCGCTGGCCCGTCCCGCCTGGAGCGTCATCCGCAGCCGGGTGCGGCGACTGCTGCCCCCGATGTGGCTCTTCTCCGTCGTCGCCGTGCCCGCCATGTTCTGGCTCGGCTGGAAGCCGGTGAAGGAGGAAGGGCTCTGGTGGTTCGTCCGCCTGGCGAGCTACATCCTGCCGGTGGGCACCCCGCCCTACCCCGAGGAGAGCGGCTCCGAGGGCGGCTGGCTCGAGATCAGCTGGGCCGACCAGGCGGCCGGACCGCTCTGGTACATCCGCGCCTACCTCTGGTTCGTCATCGCCTCCCCGCTGCTGCTCAGGGCGTTCCGCAAGATGCCCTGGGCGACGATGCTCGCCCCGATCGGCCTCACCGCGATCTTCGGCACCGGACTGATCACCATCCCCGGCGCCACCGGCGAGGGCGTCGTGGACTTCACGGTCTTCGGCTCCTGCTGGATCCTCGGCTTCGCCCACCACGACGGAGTGCTGAAGCGCGTCCCGCGCTACCTCGCCGTCTCCTCGGCCGCGATCATCATGGGCTTCGGCCTCTGGTGGGCCTCCGGACACCTCACCGAGGAGGGGTGGAACCTCGACGAGATCCCGCTCGCCCAGGCCACCTGGTCGTTCGGGTTCTGCCTGATCCTGCTCCAGTACGCCCCGTCCTGGGAGAAGCTGCCCGGCCGCCTCGCCCCGTACGACTCTCTCGTCACCCTCGCCAACAACCGTGCCGTGACGATTTACATATGGCACAACCTGCTGCTCATGGCGACGGTGCCGCTGATAGACCAGATGTGGAGGATCGGCTGGGCCGACGAGCACCTCGGCCCCTACTCCGACGGCCTCTACACCGGGCTGAGTCTGATCCTCATCTGGCCCCTGATAGGGCTCGCGATCCTCGCCTTCGGCTGGGTCGAGGACGTCGCGGCGAAACGCCGGCCCCGGCTCTGGCCGTCCGGCAAGCCCGCCCGGCCGACGCCCGTCCCGGCGGCCGCGGGCGGCCACCACCGGCACTGA
- a CDS encoding nitrate/nitrite transporter: MAGRWIEHWDPEDETFWQEKGRPVARRNLWFSVLSEHIGFSIWSLWSVMVLFMGPEYGVDPAGKFFLISTATLVGAIVRVPYTFAVARFGGRNWTVFSALSLLVPAVAAFVVMEPGTSYGTFVVVAALAGIGGGNFASSMTNINAFFPLREKGWALGLNAGGGNIGVPVVQLIGLLVIGTAGATHPRIVLGVYVPFIVVAALCAARYMDNLVPVKNDTGAAKQAVREAHTWIMAVLYVGTFGSFIGYSFAFGLVLQTEFGRTPLQAASLTFIGPLLGSLIRPLGGRLADRLGGARITLWNFAAMAVATGVVVHASGTESLPLFLVGFIALFVLTGLGNGSTFKMIPGIFHAKAISRGLRGEAAAAEGRRLSGAAMGLIGAVGAIGGLAINLAFRQSFQTSGTGTAAFWSFLAFYAVCFALTWAVYLRRPLISPAKAPVGYAEV, encoded by the coding sequence ATGGCTGGCCGTTGGATCGAGCACTGGGACCCGGAGGACGAGACCTTCTGGCAGGAGAAGGGCCGCCCGGTGGCCCGACGGAACCTCTGGTTCTCCGTCCTCTCCGAGCACATCGGGTTCTCCATCTGGTCCCTGTGGTCGGTGATGGTCCTCTTCATGGGACCGGAGTACGGGGTCGACCCGGCCGGGAAGTTCTTCCTGATCTCCACCGCCACCCTGGTGGGGGCGATCGTGCGTGTCCCGTACACCTTCGCCGTGGCCCGCTTCGGCGGCCGCAACTGGACGGTGTTCAGCGCCCTCTCGCTGCTGGTGCCCGCCGTCGCCGCGTTCGTGGTGATGGAGCCCGGCACCTCGTACGGCACCTTTGTGGTGGTCGCCGCGCTCGCCGGCATCGGCGGCGGCAACTTCGCCTCCTCGATGACCAACATCAACGCCTTCTTCCCGCTCCGCGAGAAGGGCTGGGCGCTCGGCCTCAACGCGGGCGGCGGCAACATCGGCGTCCCCGTCGTCCAGCTCATCGGCCTGCTGGTCATCGGCACCGCCGGCGCCACCCACCCCCGGATCGTCCTCGGCGTGTACGTCCCCTTCATCGTGGTCGCCGCGCTCTGCGCCGCCCGGTACATGGACAACCTCGTCCCCGTGAAGAACGACACCGGAGCCGCCAAGCAGGCGGTGCGCGAGGCCCACACCTGGATCATGGCCGTCCTCTACGTCGGCACCTTCGGTTCCTTCATCGGCTACAGCTTCGCCTTCGGCCTGGTCCTCCAGACGGAGTTCGGCCGCACCCCGCTCCAGGCGGCCTCCCTCACCTTCATCGGCCCGCTGCTCGGCTCGCTGATCCGCCCGCTCGGCGGCCGGCTCGCCGACCGGCTCGGCGGCGCCCGCATCACCCTCTGGAACTTCGCCGCGATGGCCGTCGCCACCGGCGTCGTCGTGCACGCCTCCGGAACCGAGTCGCTCCCCCTCTTCCTCGTCGGCTTCATCGCCCTCTTCGTCCTGACCGGTCTGGGCAACGGCTCGACGTTCAAGATGATCCCGGGGATCTTCCACGCCAAGGCGATCAGCAGGGGCCTGCGCGGCGAGGCGGCGGCCGCCGAGGGCCGGCGGCTCTCCGGGGCGGCCATGGGTCTCATCGGCGCGGTGGGCGCGATCGGCGGACTCGCCATCAACCTCGCCTTCCGCCAGTCCTTCCAGACCTCCGGCACCGGAACCGCCGCCTTCTGGTCCTTCCTCGCCTTCTACGCGGTGTGCTTCGCACTCACCTGGGCGGTATACCTTCGTCGTCCGCTGATCAGCCCCGCCAAGGCCCCCGTCGGCTACGCGGAGGTCTGA
- a CDS encoding uroporphyrinogen-III synthase, whose protein sequence is MQEDEATHGPLAGFTVGVTAARRAEELGTLLRRRGAQVLHAPALRIVPLADDSELLTATKALIGHAPDVVVATTAIGFRGWVEAADGWGIGDQLLERLRGVELLARGPKVKGSIRAAGLTEAWSPASESMAEVLERLLGEGVDGRRVALQLHGEPLPGFAETLRAAGAEVIDVPVYRWMPPQDIAPLDRMLDLTAARGLDAITFTSAPAAASFLDRAQARGMTPEVIGALHDDLLVACVGPVTALPLQARGIPTAQPERFRLGPLVQLLCAQLPTRSQTLPVAGHRITVRGHAALVDGELRPVPPAGMALLHALTRRPGWVVSRADLLRALPGSGSDEHAVETAMARLRTALGSPRLIQTVVKRGYRLALDPVADSKYGD, encoded by the coding sequence ATGCAGGAAGACGAAGCGACGCACGGACCCCTCGCGGGCTTCACGGTCGGAGTGACCGCCGCCCGTCGTGCCGAGGAACTCGGCACCCTCCTCCGGCGCCGGGGCGCCCAGGTCCTCCACGCCCCCGCCTTGCGGATCGTGCCGCTCGCCGACGACAGCGAACTGCTCACCGCCACCAAGGCACTGATCGGCCACGCCCCCGACGTCGTCGTCGCCACCACCGCCATCGGCTTCCGCGGCTGGGTGGAGGCGGCCGACGGCTGGGGCATCGGCGACCAGCTGCTGGAACGGCTGCGCGGCGTCGAACTCCTCGCCCGCGGCCCCAAGGTGAAGGGCTCCATCCGGGCGGCCGGCCTCACCGAAGCCTGGTCGCCCGCCTCCGAGTCCATGGCCGAGGTCCTCGAACGGCTCCTCGGCGAGGGCGTGGACGGCCGCCGCGTCGCTCTCCAGCTGCACGGCGAACCGCTCCCCGGGTTCGCCGAAACCCTCCGGGCCGCCGGCGCCGAGGTCATCGACGTACCCGTCTACCGCTGGATGCCCCCGCAGGACATCGCCCCGCTCGACCGGATGCTCGACCTCACCGCAGCCCGCGGCCTCGACGCGATCACCTTCACCAGTGCCCCCGCCGCCGCCTCCTTCCTCGACCGCGCCCAGGCCCGGGGCATGACCCCCGAGGTGATCGGCGCGCTCCACGACGACCTGCTCGTCGCCTGCGTCGGACCGGTCACCGCGCTCCCCCTCCAGGCGCGCGGCATCCCGACCGCCCAGCCCGAACGCTTCCGACTCGGCCCGCTCGTCCAGCTCCTCTGCGCCCAGCTCCCGACCCGCTCCCAGACCCTGCCGGTCGCCGGCCACCGGATCACCGTCCGCGGACACGCCGCGCTCGTCGACGGCGAGCTGCGCCCGGTGCCGCCCGCCGGCATGGCGCTGTTGCACGCGCTGACCCGCCGGCCGGGGTGGGTGGTCTCCCGCGCCGACCTGCTGCGGGCCCTGCCCGGCAGCGGCAGCGACGAGCACGCGGTGGAGACCGCGATGGCCCGGCTGCGCACCGCACTCGGCTCGCCCCGCCTCATCCAGACCGTGGTCAAGCGCGGCTACCGGCTGGCCCTGGACCCGGTGGCGGACAGCAAGTACGGCGACTAG
- a CDS encoding GNAT family protein, with protein MNDAPRPLSDGRSLRPAAPSDAPALAAALVRSRTYMAPFEPVRPDSFYTPEGQAERLAGHTAAGGLAWVAVDEEDRAVASFTLSGIVRGAFRSAALGYWVDVEQTGRGIATAAVGRICDLARDDLGLHRVEAGTLTYNLASQRVLVKCGFEEFGTAPRFLHIDGEWRDHRLFQRILHDDPPRD; from the coding sequence ATGAACGACGCCCCCCGCCCCCTCTCCGACGGCAGGTCCCTGCGGCCGGCCGCACCCTCGGACGCCCCGGCGCTCGCGGCGGCGCTGGTGCGCAGCCGTACGTACATGGCTCCCTTCGAGCCGGTGCGCCCCGACTCCTTCTACACGCCCGAGGGACAGGCGGAACGCCTCGCCGGCCACACGGCGGCCGGGGGACTCGCCTGGGTCGCCGTCGACGAGGAGGACCGGGCGGTCGCCTCCTTCACCCTCTCGGGAATCGTGCGCGGCGCGTTCCGCAGCGCGGCCCTCGGGTACTGGGTCGACGTGGAGCAGACCGGCCGGGGCATCGCCACCGCGGCGGTCGGCCGGATCTGCGACCTGGCCCGCGACGACCTCGGGCTGCACCGGGTCGAGGCCGGAACCCTGACGTACAACCTCGCCTCGCAGCGGGTGCTGGTGAAGTGCGGCTTCGAGGAGTTCGGCACGGCCCCCCGGTTCCTCCACATCGACGGTGAGTGGCGTGACCACCGGCTCTTCCAGCGCATCCTGCACGACGACCCGCCCCGCGACTGA
- a CDS encoding UvrD-helicase domain-containing protein, translating to MAAQDAAVDSLRDREIGVEQDHLDRVYARLEEKIDEAQFLMHDAVKRGQVGTPGALAERDAQVFRAGIHLNRLHSEFEDFLFGRVDLLLGEDGERGPDGAFTSVQPAEGAVRADDTADIAETLHIGRIGVLAADYSPLVIDWRAPAAAPFYRSTPKDPGRVVRRRVIRSRGRRVLGVEDDLMRPELTAYLDGEKLPVIGDGALMAALGQARSHTMRDIVSSIQAEQDLVIRAPAASVTEVTGGPGTGKTAVALHRAAYLLYQDRRRYAGGILIVSPTPLLVAYTEGVLPSLGEEGQVAIRAVGSLSDEAAGVAGATTYDEPAVARIKGSSRMLQVLRKASRGALDQPAPRNAPREDGQLSFGEESAPAAAPGGARPATPTRLRVVAFGARVELEADELQRIRHNALGGSAPVNLLRPRARKLLLDALWSKSSGRGRYTDPELAAELRSSFDDDVSTETPFLEFLDAWWPELTPRGVLAAMADEKRLARWSRRVLNQGEVRRLARSLKRLGADGQGPVSVHDVALLDELQALLGAPPRPRRKREADPLDQLSGLEELMPQREETRRERAERLAEERTEYAHVIVDEAQDLTPMQWRMVGRRGRHATWTIVGDPAQSSWSDPEEAAAARDEALGSRPRRRFTLTVNYRNPAEIAELAAKVLRLAMPGTESPSAVRSTGIEPRFTTVGDQELSVRVREEARRLLDRVDGTVGVVVAMNRRAQARAWLAELGERVVALGSLEAKGLEYDATVVVSPAEIADESPAGLRVLYVALTRATQQLTVVSAAADLPDENGVPDLLRE from the coding sequence GTGGCCGCGCAGGATGCCGCTGTCGATTCTCTGCGGGACCGGGAAATCGGTGTCGAACAGGATCATCTGGACCGGGTTTACGCCCGCCTCGAAGAGAAGATCGACGAGGCTCAATTCCTCATGCACGACGCCGTCAAGCGAGGTCAGGTCGGCACCCCCGGCGCCCTCGCCGAACGGGACGCCCAGGTCTTCCGGGCAGGCATCCACCTCAACCGGCTGCACAGCGAGTTCGAGGACTTCCTCTTCGGCCGGGTCGACCTGCTCCTCGGCGAGGACGGCGAACGCGGACCGGACGGGGCCTTCACCTCGGTCCAGCCCGCCGAGGGGGCCGTACGCGCCGACGACACGGCGGACATCGCCGAGACCCTGCACATCGGCCGGATCGGCGTGCTGGCCGCCGACTACTCGCCGCTGGTGATCGACTGGCGGGCCCCGGCCGCCGCGCCGTTCTACCGCTCCACGCCCAAGGACCCCGGCCGGGTCGTGCGCCGCCGTGTCATCCGCTCCCGGGGCCGTCGCGTCCTCGGCGTCGAGGACGACCTGATGCGCCCGGAGCTGACGGCGTACCTGGACGGCGAGAAGCTCCCCGTCATCGGCGACGGCGCCCTGATGGCCGCGCTGGGCCAGGCCCGCAGCCACACCATGCGGGACATCGTCTCCTCCATCCAGGCCGAGCAGGACCTGGTCATCCGGGCCCCCGCCGCCTCGGTCACCGAGGTCACCGGCGGACCCGGCACCGGCAAGACCGCCGTCGCCCTGCACCGCGCCGCGTACCTGCTCTACCAGGACCGGCGGCGGTACGCGGGCGGCATCCTGATCGTCTCGCCGACCCCGCTCCTCGTCGCGTACACCGAGGGCGTGCTGCCCTCCCTCGGCGAGGAGGGGCAGGTCGCCATCCGCGCGGTCGGCTCCCTCTCCGACGAGGCGGCCGGCGTCGCCGGCGCCACCACTTACGACGAGCCCGCCGTCGCCCGGATCAAGGGCTCCTCGCGGATGCTCCAGGTGCTCCGCAAGGCCTCCCGCGGCGCCCTCGACCAGCCCGCCCCGCGCAACGCGCCCCGCGAGGACGGCCAGCTCTCCTTCGGCGAGGAGAGCGCGCCCGCCGCCGCGCCGGGCGGCGCGAGACCCGCGACCCCCACCCGCCTGCGCGTCGTCGCCTTCGGCGCCCGGGTAGAGCTGGAGGCCGACGAGCTCCAGCGCATCCGCCACAACGCGCTGGGCGGCTCCGCCCCCGTCAACCTGCTCCGCCCGCGCGCCCGGAAGCTGCTCCTCGACGCGCTCTGGAGCAAGTCGTCCGGCCGCGGCCGCTACACCGACCCCGAGCTCGCCGCCGAGCTCCGCTCCTCCTTCGACGACGACGTCTCCACCGAGACCCCGTTCCTGGAGTTCCTGGACGCCTGGTGGCCGGAGCTCACCCCGCGCGGGGTGCTCGCCGCGATGGCCGACGAGAAGCGGCTGGCCCGCTGGTCCCGCCGCGTCCTCAACCAGGGCGAGGTACGCCGCCTCGCGCGCTCCCTCAAGCGCCTCGGCGCCGACGGCCAGGGCCCTGTCTCCGTGCACGACGTGGCCCTGCTCGACGAACTCCAGGCCCTGCTCGGCGCACCGCCGCGCCCGCGCAGGAAGCGCGAGGCGGACCCGCTCGACCAGCTCTCCGGGCTGGAGGAGCTGATGCCGCAGCGCGAGGAGACCCGGCGCGAGCGGGCCGAACGGCTGGCGGAGGAGCGGACCGAGTACGCGCACGTCATCGTCGACGAGGCGCAGGACCTGACGCCCATGCAGTGGCGGATGGTCGGACGCCGGGGCCGGCACGCCACCTGGACGATCGTCGGCGACCCCGCGCAGTCCTCCTGGTCCGACCCGGAGGAGGCGGCCGCCGCCCGTGACGAGGCGCTGGGCAGCCGCCCCCGGCGCCGCTTCACGCTCACCGTGAACTACCGCAACCCGGCGGAGATCGCCGAGCTGGCGGCGAAGGTGCTGCGGCTGGCCATGCCCGGTACGGAGTCGCCCTCCGCCGTCCGGTCCACCGGCATCGAGCCGCGCTTCACGACCGTGGGCGACCAGGAGCTCTCCGTCCGCGTCCGCGAGGAGGCCCGCCGGCTGCTCGACCGGGTCGACGGCACGGTCGGCGTGGTCGTGGCGATGAACCGCCGCGCCCAGGCCCGCGCGTGGCTGGCCGAGCTGGGGGAGCGCGTGGTCGCGCTCGGCAGCCTGGAGGCCAAGGGGCTGGAGTACGACGCCACGGTGGTCGTCTCCCCGGCCGAGATCGCCGACGAGTCGCCCGCCGGACTCCGGGTCCTGTACGTCGCCCTCACCCGGGCGACACAGCAGCTCACGGTGGTTTCGGCCGCCGCGGACCTGCCGGACGAGAACGGGGTGCCGGACCTGCTGCGGGAGTGA